In Erigeron canadensis isolate Cc75 chromosome 1, C_canadensis_v1, whole genome shotgun sequence, a single window of DNA contains:
- the LOC122585857 gene encoding uncharacterized protein LOC122585857: MCIKECKKGWSFDMSKKYFAGPATILTLLYLDGTKCTSIQVERIRPAMLKWNYDLMSYREEEEIKNGGFGKLEIVRDYQRIDEDDQKVNKFRINDWLLLTFKPENVKEYMDHLGTLERLINGQQEIMQTIAREACKKYPSHEEVKKWMDKLELMFGREQHMYTTPKKNVQKECADKSGENMEGGKMGSPPSPFWFCATLERTVSKVENEASLRRSREISVRLNHDDVPSFSLGLTQDMDNVMENETLLAPDEVKGNEIVLSQSARGKEVDMDVKPLDSCVPAIANVAAKLDRGRRNLKLPATFKSPYVKRVVDICARLSKLDMKVWQLLNDGVGNNTDIIFATKNGCESVRDSVCSLARQGWVAVDVIDSWAALLNIDEEKRNISSPFRLFCHTGMTVLTKSLFYIVNHLIYSDLHNTCATEKLH; encoded by the exons ATGTGCATTAAAGAGTGCAAAAAAGGCTGGAGTTTTGACATGAGCAAAAAATATTTTGCTGGACCAGCAACAATACTGACg TTATTGTACTTGGATGGTACAAAGTGCACATCCATTCAAGTGGAACGAATTAGGCCCGCAATGTTGAAATGGAATTATGACCTGATGAGCTACCGAGAAGAGGAAGAGATAAAAAATGGTGGCTTCGGAAAGTTAGAGATCGTTCGAGATTATCAAAGAATTGATGAGGATGACCAAAAAGTTAACAAATTTAGAATCAATGATTGGCTACTTCTGACTTTTAAACCTGAAAATGTGAAG GAATATATGGATCACTTGGGAACATTGGAAAGGTTGATAAATGGACAACAAGAGATTATGCAAACAATAGCTCGAGAAGCATGTAAGAAGTATCCAAGCCATGAGGAGGTGAAAAAATGGATGGATAAACTGGAACTAATGTTTGGGCGAGAGCAACATATGTACACCACACCCAAGAAAAATGTTCAAAAAGAGTGTGCTGATAAAAGTGGTGAGAATATGGAGGGGGGGAAAATGGGTAGTCCACCTAGCCCATTCTGGTTCTGTGCTACCCTAGAAAGGACAGTTTCAAAAGTAGAAAATGAGGCAAGTCTAAGAAGATCACGTGAAATAAGTGTGAGACTGAATCATGATGATGTGCCAAGCTTTAGTTTGGGGTTGACACAAGATATGGATAATGTAATGGAAAATGAGACCTTGTTGGCACCGGACGAGGTAAAAGGAAATGAAATTGTGTTGTCCCAATCGGCGAGGGGAAAAGAGGTAGACATGGATGTCAAACCACTTGACAGTTGCGTACCTGCAATCGCAAATGTTGCTGCTAAGTTGGACCGAGGTAGAAGGAACTTGAAGTTACCTGCAACATTCAAGTCTCCATATGTAAAGCGAGTTGTCGATATATGTGCTCGACTTAGTAAACTCGATATGAAAGTGTGGCAACTACTTAATGATGGAGTCGGAAACAACAC GGATATTATTTTTGCGACAAAAAATGGATGTGAGAGTGTGCGTGACTCGGTTTGTAGCCTTGCACGACAAGGTTGGGTAGCTGTAGATGTTATAGACAGTTGGGCTGCACTGTTAAACATTGATGAAGAGAAAAGAAACATCTCTTCACCATTTAGATTATTCTGTCACACAGGAATGACGGTACTAACAAAATCTCTTTTTTATATAGTAAACCATCTAATATATAGTGATCTTCATAACACATGTGCTACAGAGAAATTGCATTAA
- the LOC122585140 gene encoding expansin-B15-like has translation MGTYNSSHFFFLCLLTFFTLSFAIRPKHFNLSTVATHWSNAAATWYGSPDGAGSDGGSCGYGNSVSQAPFSSMVTGIGPSLYNAGKECGACYQVKCTKHPSCSRKPARVVITDFCPGGPCASDRAHFDLSGTAFGAMAKPGQEKHLRDAGVLQIRYARVECDYSKTGLVFHVDQGSNPNYFATVIEFEEGDGDLAGVSLKEESSDEWLKMVQSWGAVWKIDPGRELHPPFSLRLISQYSKKVLVARNVIPRGWTPGSTYRSIVNYL, from the exons ATGGGCACTTATAATTCTTCACACTTCTTTTTCTTATGTCTCCTAACTTTTTTCACATTGTCATTTGCCATTAGACCAAAACACTTCAACTTATCCACTGTCGCCACCCATTGGTCAAACGCCGCCGCCACGTGGTATGGCAGCCCTGACGGTGCCGGAAGTGACG GAGGTTCATGTGGCTATGGAAATTCAGTGTCACAAGCACCATTTTCTTCCATGGTGACTGGAATTGGCCCATCTCTTTACAATGCAGGAAAAGAATGTGGGGCTTGTTATCAG GTAAAATGTACCAAGCATCCATCATGTTCACGAAAACCAGCCCGGGTTGTCATTACTGATTTTTGCCCGGGTGGCCCGTGTGCTTCTGACCGTGCACATTTTGATCTTAGCGGGACTGCTTTTGGTGCAATGGCAAAACCGGGTCAAGAAAAACATTTGCGTGACGCTGGAGTTTTACAAATTCGATATGCAcg AGTTGAGTGTGACTATTCAAAAACGGGCTTAGTGTTCCATGTAGACCAAGGATCGAACCCTAATTACTTTGCGACCGTGATTGAATTTGAAGAAGGGGATGGAGATTTAGCAGGAGTGAGTCTAAAAGAGGAAAGTAGCGACGAGTGGCTAAAAATGGTTCAATCATGGGGCGCGGTTTGGAAAATCGACCCTGGGAGGGAATTACACCCTCCATTTTCGCTACGATTAATATCACAATATTCCAAAAAAGTTCTAGTGGCAAGAAATGTTATTCCTAGAGGATGGACACCGGGGTCAACATATCGATCTATAGTGAATTACCTCTAA
- the LOC122588703 gene encoding uncharacterized Rho GTPase-activating protein At5g61530, producing the protein MPSVVSPQWQEKASGFFSTSGTNRFISAETERALLLRVSQKSLLNKMDAGSLAMEMAPIIMWQKGQRPETYKQFWNQSSRTQSNTNTDPSQNYNEWDMLADENEDMDASSAIPLDDGVPIDFSAIEVLQCLIEHHNAIFTDANETVWR; encoded by the exons ATGCCTTCAGTCGTTTCACCTCAGTGGCAAGAGAAGGCCAGTGGCTTCTTCTCCACTTCAGGtacaaatcgtttcatttctgCAGAAACGGAGAGGGCA TTATTGCTTCGTGTTAGCCAGAAGTCGCTTCTCAACAAG ATGGATGCTGGAAGCCTTGCTATGGAGATGGCCCCTATCATTATGTGGCAGAAGGGACAGAGACCAGAAACTTATAAGCAGTTCTGGAACCAGTCATCAAGAACTCAATCAAATACAAATACTGATCCTTCACAGAACTACAACGAATGGGACATGCTTGCTG ATGAGAACGAAGATATGGATGCATCCTCGGCAATCCCTTTGGATGATGGTGTGCCAATCGATTTCAGTGCTATAGAGGTGCTACAGTGCTTAATAGAACATCACAATGCCATTTTCACGGATGCAAATGAGACGGTTTGGAGGTGA
- the LOC122588714 gene encoding uncharacterized protein LOC122588714, protein MLADLFIGFENKKLWFPCKYFTLNAASLSVIAVAMKLPMDLNNQKLGSAKFASMVFMCTMMANLLPSLASMDGKELLTNIIALGILVITMVVNVCIQLQTGVLLYNNFSVATIVVVMLILLLMIYMSSALTILKSKQILESKYQDSHEKALNELAVQQPGLLTVKKLKQHVNNHWIIAGTGNPQFMVACSATSSAAGVICAITTVLLFIDISYNHKGTWYRESDYKWSTTVIFSMQLLGVLMGTIAPVSRCFASLNLKFSTRWICSHVNVFKVESYCTQKLYDWKWSSMPFSIKSRRCKIVIHNMKVLILSICIGLQMAIVVTCKMASLIPIPFVICVLFCSKWLKAMFSALCFLVEEEPQQLQDNTDLKEYVLQLQNNVELADRTLKVISKSMNHLIQKSEKHQPTDLMKLLKESSGFEGVGMYDMHDVPPSLVDEYLDCWSLTVVNLTAIAISLPNIKKDVVDKLLTGVSEGLSYVILIEESLNSSDDYVNLQKASKMLWLEVEVHYKWLGNNLQNTATQVNSAEQILQWFTDTAKNLITKVENVNDDVPNDNSIRRSLSANSMYRITQAILLFYYAYIDEVSQEQLFRRLSSMISDILAACLTNLPQVIALKCHTNAIEKREASVHVAAQLLGKTMNIIDYLQDRELPNLNPAELPFIKKWHDYFKCPIP, encoded by the coding sequence ATGTTGGCTGATCTATTCATTggttttgaaaacaaaaaattatggtTTCCATGTAAGTATTTCACTCTAAATGCCGCTTCTCTCTCTGTGATAGCTGTCGCAATGAAGCTACCCATGGATCTAAATAATCAAAAGCTAGGTTCTGCAAAGTTCGCAAGCATGGTATTTATGTGCACCATGATGGCCAACTTATTGCCTTCCCTAGCATCCATGGATGGCAAGGAACTTCTCACAAACATCATAGCTTTGGGTATTTTAGTAATCACCATGGTTGTGAATGTTTGTATTCAATTACAAACCGGTGTTCTACTTTATAACAATTTTTCTGTAGCAACCATTGTTGTGGTTATGTTGATCTTGCTGCTTATGATATATATGAGTTCAGCTTTAACAATTCTGAAGTCTAAACAAATACTGGAGTCAAAATACCAAGATAGTCATGAAAAAGCTTTGAATGAGTTAGCAGTGCAACAACCAGGACTACTAACGGTTAAGAAGCTAAAGCAACATGTGAACAACCATTGGATCATTGCAGGAACCGGCAACCCTCAGTTCATGGTAGCATGCTCTGCTACAAGCTCTGCTGCTGGGGTAATATGTGCTATAACCACTGTTCTACTTTTTATTGACATTTCATACAACCATAAAGGTACATGGTACCGTGAATCAGATTATAAGTGGTCTACTACAGTAATCTTCTCAATGCAACTTTTAGGGGTACTTATGGGTACAATTGCCCCCGTTTCTAGATGTTTTGCATCCTTAAACTTAAAGTTTTCCACAAGATGGATTTGTAGCCATGTCAATGTCTTTAAAGTAGAGAGCTACTGTACACAGAAGCTATACGATTGGAAATGGAGCAGTATGCCATTTTCAATCAAAAGCCGGAGATGCAAAATAGTCATTCACAATATGAAAGTACTAATACTTAGTATCTGTATAGGACTTCAGATGGCAATTGTGGTAACATGCAAGATGGCATCATTAATCCCAATACCTTTTGTTATCTGTGTTTTGTTCTGCTCCAAGTGGTTAAAGGCCATGTTTAGTGCCTTATGTTTTCTGGTAGAAGAAGAACCTCAACAATTACAAGACAACACAGATCTAAAGGAGTATGTTTTGCAACTTCAAAATAATGTGGAGCTTGCTGATAGAACACTGAAAGTCATTTCAAAATCTATGAACCACTTGATCCAAAAGTCCGAAAAGCATCAACCTACTGATCTAATGAAGCTTCTGAAGGAATCTAGCGGTTTTGAAGGAGTTGGAATGTATGACATGCATGACGTTCCACCTTCACTTGTAGATGAATACTTAGATTGTTGGAGTTTGACGGTGGTAAATCTGACAGCCATTGCCATTTCTCTTCCTAACATCAAAAAAGACGTAGTTGATAAGTTGTTGACCGGTGTGAGTGAAGGTCTTTCATATGTCATACTTATCGAAGAAAGCCTCAATTCCAGTGATGATTATGTAAACCTTCAAAAGGCGTCTAAAATGTTATGGCTAGAAGTTGAAGTGCACTACAAATGGTTAGGAAACAACCTGCAAAACACTGCTACCCAAGTAAACTCGGCAGAACAAATACTTCAATGGTTCACGGATACAGCTAAAAACCTGATCACCAAGGTGGAAAATGTGAATGATGATGTCCCAAATGATAACTCCATCCGTAGGTCTCTTTCTGCCAATTCAATGTATCGCATCACCCAAGCAATCCTACTTTTCTACTATGCCTATATTGACGAGGTAAGCCAAGAGCAACTATTTAGGCGATTATCATCAATGATCTCCGACATATTAGCTGCTTGTCTCACCAACTTACCCCAAGTCATAGCATTGAAATGCCACACAAATGCCATTGAGAAAAGGGAGGCGAGTGTTCATGTTGCAGCCCAACTTCTTGGTAAGACTATGAATATAATCGATTACCTTCAAGATCGTGAACTTCCAAACTTGAATCCAGCTGAGTTGCCTTTTATTAAAAAGTGGCACGATTATTTTAAATGTCCCATTCCTTAA
- the LOC122588723 gene encoding probable leucine-rich repeat receptor-like protein kinase IMK3 — MENRHKLVLIVSTLSISFVIFIILALLYFFRRKRSGKDESWDNEASIDTKGKGVQTMDNVGELIRFNGGENLTSLDILDAPGEVIGKSSYGTLYKANLVMNDSVVCLRFLRPTCTKKVQELSHLVQLLGSVRHPNLVPLLGFYSGPRGEKLVVHPFYERGNLAQFINDGRGECHKWTVISTIATGIGRGLHYLHTELHSPIIHGNLKSKNILLDQNQHPVLSDFGLQTLLKPFAAQEMLESAAIEGYRAPELINMEDISESTDIYNFGLILLELITGKGPVNKKPNPDRDSYIQSSLRNAILNNQISDLYHPEILMDENNGNGNLTNEERVLRFFQLAMDCCSPSPSLRPNIKQICKKLEEM, encoded by the exons ATGGAGAATAGGCACAAACTTGTACTAATAGTGAGTACATTATCCATTTCTTTCGTTATATTCATCATTCTGGCTTTACTATATTTCTTTAGAAGAAAAAGGTCCGGAAAAGATGAATCATGGGACAATGAAGCAAGCATCGATACTAAAGGAAAAGGCGTGCAAACAATGGACAACGTTGGGGAATTGATTCGGTTTAATGGTGGTGAAAATCTAACAAGTCTTGATATATTGGATGCTCCTGGGGAAGTGATTGGGAAATCAAGTTATGGGACATTGTATAAAGCAAATTTGGTGATGAATGATTCAGTTGTTTGTTTGAGATTTCTGAGACCAACTTGTACAAAAAAGGTGCAAGAGTTGTCACATTTGGTGCAACTTTTGGGCTCAGTAAGACATCCTAATTTGGTCCCTCTTCTTGGGTTCTATTCTGGGCCTAGAGGTGAGAAACTTGTTGTTCATCCTTTCTATGAGAGGGGAAATTTGGCTCAATTCATAAATG ATGGAAGAGGCGAATGTCACAAATGGACAGTAATTTCCACTATAGCAACGGGCATAGGAAGAGGATTGCATTATCTACATACCGAGCTGCATAGTCCAATCATCCACGGAAATCTTAAGTCAAAAAACATTCTTTTAGACCAAAACCAACACCCGGTTCTATCAGATTTTGGTCTGCAGACGCTATTGAAACCATTTGCAGCTCAAGAAATGTTGGAATCAGCTGCCATTGAGGGATATAGAGCACCCGAATTGATCAACATGGAAGATATAAGTGAGTCGACTGATATTTACAATTTTGGGCTTATTTTACTAGAATTAATTACCGGGAAAGGGCCAGTTAACAAGAAACCAAACCCTGATCGAGATTCATATATACAAAGTTCCTTGAGGAATGCAATCTTGAATAACCAAATATCGGATTTATATCATCCTGAAATTCTAATGGATGAAAACAATGGTAATGGAAATTTAACAAATGAAGAACGTGTATTGCGATTCTTTCAGTTGGCAATGGATTGTTGCTCTCCATCTCCTTCTCTGAGGCCTAACATAAAGCAGATATGTAAGAAACTTGAAGAAATGTGA
- the LOC122579708 gene encoding ubiquinol-cytochrome-c reductase complex assembly factor 1, whose product MMPRWSRSLTNIISRQKTKSYDFSIPNKHLLYLSPPYRQSSKVAAATAVELPPDVSSAKSEVNLNKLFRAKPCSLALPPDSPLRIEEPTYEGLRHFLLKMMLFYSKQSKSIRQANVIYRRVVSQVDKPAIYDVFSLERTFRTNFSMLMIHMWLCLRRLKAEGQEGVELGQYVYEIYNHDLETRVSKAGVNLLLSKWMRELEKVFYGNIVAFDTAMLPEAKPGDLQNAIWKNVFAEDGSSKLDAAALPSVMAFTRYVRRECTCLSLTDKEAMFTGNFMFTSLENPKP is encoded by the exons ATGATGCCTCGATGGAGCAGAAGTCTTACAAATATCATTTCCAGACAAAAAACCAAATCCTATGATTTCTCCATTCCTAATAAACATTTGTTGTATCTATCACCGCCATACCGACAAAGTTCCAAGGTTGCTGCCGCCACCGCTGTCGAACTGCCGCCTGATGTCTCTTCTGCTAAATCAGAG GTAAATCTGAATAAGCTGTTCCGTGCTAAGCCATGCTCTTTAGCATTGCCACCTGATTCTCCTCTGAGGATTGAGGAACCTACTTATGAAGGTCTCCGTCATTTTCTTCTTAAAATGATGCTATTCTACAGCAAACAAAGCAAGTCTATTCGGCAAGCAAATGTTATCTACCGTCGCGTTGTTTCTCAAGTTGATAAACCAGCCATTTATGATG TTTTCAGCCTGGAAAGAACCTTTAGAACAAATTTCTCTATGCTTATGATACACATGTGGCTTTGTTTACGTCGCCTGAAAGCCGAAGGACAGGAAGGTGTTGAATTGGGACAGTATGTGTATGAGATTTATAATCATGACTTAGAGACAAGAGTCTCCAAAGCTGGG GTTAATTTACTGTTGTCAAAATGGATGAGGGAGTTAGAAAAAGTATTCTATGGAAACATTGTTGCTTTTGATACAGCCATGCTCCCGGAAGCTAAACCCGGTGACTTGCAGAATGCAATTTGGAA AAATGTCTTTGCTGAAGATGGTTCATCAAAGCTGGATGCCGCTGCATTACCTTCTGTCATG GCTTTCACAAGATATGTTCGACGGGAATGTACTTGCTTGTCATTAACAG ATAAAGAAGCTATGTTTACTGGAAACTTCATGTTCACCTCTCTTGAGAACCCAAAACCTTAA